Proteins from a single region of Methanocorpusculum sp.:
- the cls gene encoding cardiolipin synthase gives MIDLLSIIYDEFMWFLQLIIILLDIGACITVIFLERRSPQAALTWILVMFFLPFLGLVLYLFFGRHLYGSHIFSKKTKADLMLASQAEEQFRKITENALELTPNLSRFDSTIALLLSLDNAVLTRNNEITLYTDGEMKFEAFKEAILEAKHHIHLEYFIIRDDELGNLVVDLLTQKAAEGIEVRAIFDAAGTFSVKKEFFTQLKKAGGDVRIFFPLKISFLNTRLNFRNHRKILVVDGTTGFIGGFNIGDEYLGKGPMGYWRDTHVRLHGKAVAALQTRFIMDWNYAAQDAQISVEDWESPYYPKEGFRDVTGHSYIQIASSGPDSAEKAIYSGYMSLIGHAKESIYIQTPYFIPDDPMLTGLLLAARSGVDVRIMIPCKPDHPLVYWANHSYLGDLLAAGVRGYAYNDGFIHSKAGVFDGVATTIGTANWDIRSFKLNFETNAFIYDLEFGKKMNQIFLSELETNCTEITLEEYKERSLNVKIKEGISRLFSPIL, from the coding sequence ATGATCGACCTGCTATCCATCATTTATGATGAATTCATGTGGTTTTTGCAGCTGATAATCATCTTACTGGATATCGGGGCCTGTATTACCGTCATCTTCCTGGAAAGACGCAGTCCTCAGGCAGCGTTGACCTGGATTCTCGTAATGTTTTTCCTGCCGTTTCTGGGATTAGTACTGTACCTGTTCTTCGGCAGACACCTGTACGGTTCCCATATCTTCAGCAAAAAGACCAAGGCAGATCTGATGCTCGCCAGTCAGGCGGAAGAACAGTTCCGGAAAATCACGGAAAATGCTCTGGAACTTACTCCGAACCTTTCACGGTTCGACAGCACGATCGCTCTCCTTCTCAGTCTCGACAACGCGGTCTTAACAAGAAATAATGAGATAACCCTCTACACCGACGGAGAAATGAAGTTTGAAGCCTTCAAAGAGGCAATTCTTGAGGCAAAACATCACATCCATCTGGAGTATTTCATCATTCGGGATGATGAACTCGGAAATCTGGTCGTTGATCTCCTTACACAGAAAGCGGCGGAAGGGATCGAAGTCAGAGCGATCTTCGATGCAGCCGGAACGTTTTCCGTGAAAAAAGAGTTCTTTACTCAGCTGAAAAAGGCTGGCGGCGATGTGAGGATCTTTTTTCCGCTCAAGATTTCATTTCTCAATACAAGACTGAATTTCAGGAACCACCGAAAAATTCTGGTGGTTGACGGGACAACCGGATTTATCGGCGGATTCAATATCGGAGACGAGTATCTGGGGAAAGGGCCGATGGGGTACTGGCGGGACACGCATGTGCGTCTTCACGGAAAAGCCGTCGCGGCACTGCAGACCAGATTCATCATGGACTGGAATTATGCGGCACAGGATGCCCAGATCTCCGTGGAAGACTGGGAAAGCCCCTATTATCCAAAAGAAGGATTCCGGGATGTCACCGGGCATTCATATATCCAGATCGCGTCATCCGGACCGGATTCCGCAGAAAAAGCCATCTATTCGGGCTATATGAGCCTGATCGGACATGCAAAGGAGTCGATCTACATCCAGACCCCGTACTTCATTCCGGATGACCCCATGCTGACCGGACTTCTGCTTGCAGCACGTTCCGGGGTGGATGTCCGAATCATGATCCCCTGCAAACCGGATCACCCATTGGTGTACTGGGCAAACCACTCCTATCTCGGAGATCTGCTGGCGGCCGGCGTGCGTGGATACGCCTACAACGACGGATTCATCCACAGTAAAGCAGGTGTCTTCGACGGAGTCGCTACAACCATAGGCACAGCCAACTGGGATATCAGGAGTTTCAAACTGAACTTTGAAACGAACGCGTTCATCTATGATCTCGAGTTTGGGAAAAAGATGAACCAGATCTTCCTCTCCGAACTGGAAACAAACTGCACGGAGATCACGCTTGAAGAGTACAAGGAACGGTCGCTGAATGTGAAGATAAAAGAGGGGATCTCACGGTTGTTCTCGCCGATACTCTAA
- the cofG gene encoding 7,8-didemethyl-8-hydroxy-5-deazariboflavin synthase subunit CofG produces the protein MPVITFSRNVFLPLTNVCANACGYCSFKSPVAEGCVMPKEEVISTLDRGAAFSCTEALFTFGERPEREAGFAAYMTRMGYPDILSYCKDMSRYAISLGILPHTNAGILTYDELEELRPVNASMGLMLETTAEIPAHAHSPGKDPVVRIEMMENAGKLKIPFTTGLLLGIGETRDDRIESLEVIRDLHKKYGHIQEVIVQNFCPKEGTDMASFPGASTEVIADTITLAKDILPSDVSIQIPPNLADASLLLDLGVTDLGGVSPVTIDYINPEHPWPALDALKDIARGYEVKERLCIYEKYCDPAWVAPELFGLVSELAKKIY, from the coding sequence ATGCCGGTCATTACGTTTTCCCGCAATGTGTTTCTTCCACTGACCAATGTCTGTGCAAATGCCTGTGGATACTGCTCGTTCAAATCCCCGGTGGCCGAAGGCTGCGTAATGCCAAAAGAGGAGGTCATCTCCACGCTCGACCGCGGGGCGGCATTTTCCTGCACTGAAGCACTGTTCACGTTCGGCGAACGTCCCGAACGCGAAGCCGGCTTTGCGGCATACATGACCCGTATGGGATACCCGGACATCCTTTCCTACTGTAAAGATATGAGCAGATATGCAATCTCGCTGGGGATTCTGCCGCACACGAATGCCGGGATCCTCACCTATGATGAGCTGGAGGAGCTCCGACCCGTGAACGCGAGTATGGGTCTGATGCTTGAAACGACCGCCGAGATCCCTGCCCATGCCCACAGTCCGGGGAAAGACCCGGTCGTCAGGATCGAAATGATGGAAAATGCCGGGAAACTGAAGATCCCGTTCACGACCGGACTTCTTCTCGGAATCGGCGAAACCCGGGATGACCGCATCGAGTCTCTCGAAGTCATCCGTGATCTCCATAAAAAATACGGGCACATCCAGGAGGTGATCGTCCAGAACTTCTGTCCGAAAGAAGGTACCGATATGGCGTCATTTCCGGGAGCGTCGACCGAGGTGATCGCGGATACCATCACGCTTGCAAAAGATATCCTGCCCTCAGACGTGTCGATCCAGATCCCGCCGAATCTTGCGGATGCTTCCCTTCTTCTCGATCTCGGGGTGACGGATCTTGGCGGGGTGTCGCCCGTTACGATCGATTACATCAATCCGGAACATCCCTGGCCGGCTCTGGATGCATTGAAGGATATTGCCCGCGGATATGAGGTAAAGGAACGGCTGTGCATTTATGAGAAATACTGCGATCCTGCCTGGGTGGCGCCTGAATTATTCGGGCTCGTGAGCGAACTCGCGAAGAAGATCTACTGA
- a CDS encoding D-aminoacyl-tRNA deacylase — protein sequence MIIDIVNSDSDPAGRNIRAAIDSLLKNPPEGGFPLFDGNEVTFQTVPGRIIHTEKTSVNPDADLIIVVSRHSSVNPVPVLTVHPAGNFGIAGLGGSDRELGLTSPAWMKSVLQNHAEFAPEGYRVSYEITHHGPTDFPVSFFFVEVGSTEKEWNDVSACMAAAKSVLYAHPLPESFSLIGFGGTHYAVRQTAIGLETKGAFGHIMHTRDVGSVSKEMVSQMIAKSGGVSAAHVDRKALSKQELSHLEGVLTDLDLEEITEGDLHKINSMSFETWCAYRDMAAATARDLKIFPHGRILDEKPSVITLPLDLFSAAFLGSEEIFLAELDKIGNIFHTTGKGGRLMPTLLTSAKNRQKVSGDLIVLSVQQITRTQDSLVEGDQIMITRRQFDPGLARTLGVPSGPLYGQLVAGTPVPLPDGRTITPEMVTKVVKTSIKIPGLENYS from the coding sequence ATGATCATCGATATAGTAAATTCTGACTCGGACCCGGCCGGACGCAATATCCGGGCGGCTATCGACAGCCTTCTGAAAAATCCGCCGGAAGGGGGTTTCCCTCTTTTCGATGGAAACGAGGTGACATTTCAGACCGTTCCCGGCCGGATCATTCATACGGAAAAAACCTCGGTGAACCCTGACGCGGATCTCATCATTGTTGTTTCGCGTCATTCAAGTGTAAACCCGGTTCCGGTTCTGACGGTTCATCCGGCAGGAAACTTCGGTATCGCCGGACTTGGCGGCAGCGACCGGGAGCTCGGTCTGACGAGTCCAGCCTGGATGAAGTCGGTTCTGCAGAATCATGCCGAGTTCGCTCCGGAGGGATATCGGGTCTCCTACGAGATCACGCATCATGGCCCGACGGATTTTCCGGTCTCGTTCTTTTTTGTCGAGGTAGGGAGTACCGAGAAGGAGTGGAACGATGTTTCCGCGTGCATGGCTGCGGCAAAAAGCGTTCTTTATGCACATCCTTTGCCGGAGTCATTCTCGCTGATCGGGTTTGGGGGTACGCATTATGCGGTCAGACAGACGGCGATCGGTCTCGAGACGAAGGGGGCGTTTGGGCATATAATGCATACGCGGGATGTCGGTTCTGTGTCGAAGGAGATGGTTTCCCAGATGATCGCAAAATCCGGCGGGGTCTCTGCCGCGCATGTTGACCGGAAAGCCCTGTCAAAGCAGGAGTTGTCTCATCTCGAAGGAGTCCTTACCGACCTTGATCTGGAAGAGATCACCGAAGGTGACCTGCACAAAATCAATTCGATGTCATTCGAAACGTGGTGCGCATACAGAGATATGGCCGCAGCTACGGCTCGGGATCTGAAAATCTTCCCGCATGGGAGGATACTGGACGAGAAACCCTCGGTGATCACTCTCCCTTTGGATCTATTCTCTGCGGCATTTCTCGGGTCTGAGGAGATATTCCTTGCAGAGCTGGACAAAATAGGTAATATTTTTCATACAACAGGAAAAGGCGGCAGACTTATGCCAACTCTGTTAACCTCTGCCAAAAACCGACAAAAGGTATCAGGTGATTTAATAGTCTTATCCGTTCAACAAATAACACGTACACAGGATAGTTTGGTGGAAGGTGATCAAATCATGATAACCCGCCGGCAGTTCGACCCTGGACTCGCGCGCACGCTCGGGGTCCCGTCAGGTCCGTTGTATGGGCAACTTGTCGCCGGAACACCGGTGCCCCTTCCCGACGGCAGAACAATTACGCCGGAGATGGTCACAAAAGTGGTCAAGACATCCATCAAAATACCGGGATTGGAGAATTACTCATGA
- a CDS encoding heparan-alpha-glucosaminide N-acetyltransferase — protein sequence MPETMSGEEQCVTPGSPPLAKKSERYWEIDAIRGLALFGMLYFHFLAILVMFHILQETREFLFYYSPIVIVSAAFIFIAGVALVLRYNRMLGKPMGSYYCDIAKKAMFLFCIAMGITALTWLASVVIYSDDVFIKFGFLHMLSISMLISIPFLRFGKWNILFGILIILIGVFIIPGLQGPGWLYPLGIHGADFMDHTPDYFPLFPWSGFILLGIGLGNIFYPKGVRSFSVKQPGFLGKFFAKMGYGRTTLIIYLVHMPIFFVILWVLSVTTGIGYV from the coding sequence ATGCCTGAAACAATGAGCGGCGAAGAGCAGTGCGTAACTCCGGGATCTCCCCCGTTAGCAAAAAAAAGTGAGCGTTACTGGGAAATCGACGCAATCCGGGGTCTTGCTCTTTTCGGAATGCTGTATTTTCATTTTCTCGCCATTCTCGTGATGTTCCACATCCTGCAGGAGACTCGCGAGTTTCTGTTTTATTACAGTCCGATCGTGATCGTCTCGGCTGCCTTCATTTTCATTGCCGGCGTGGCACTCGTTCTCCGGTATAACCGTATGCTTGGAAAGCCTATGGGTTCGTACTACTGTGATATCGCGAAAAAAGCCATGTTTCTGTTTTGTATTGCCATGGGTATCACGGCACTGACCTGGCTTGCCTCCGTTGTTATCTATAGCGATGATGTCTTCATCAAGTTCGGGTTCCTCCACATGCTGAGTATTTCGATGCTCATCTCGATCCCGTTTCTCAGGTTTGGGAAATGGAACATCCTTTTTGGCATACTGATCATCCTTATCGGAGTGTTCATCATCCCGGGTCTCCAGGGTCCCGGCTGGCTCTATCCGCTCGGGATCCACGGTGCCGATTTCATGGACCATACGCCTGACTACTTCCCGCTCTTTCCGTGGTCCGGGTTCATTCTGCTGGGGATAGGTCTCGGCAACATCTTCTATCCGAAAGGCGTCAGATCATTCTCGGTGAAACAGCCAGGTTTTCTCGGCAAATTCTTTGCGAAGATGGGATACGGCAGGACCACGCTCATCATCTATCTTGTCCACATGCCGATCTTCTTTGTCATTTTGTGGGTGTTAAGCGTGACAACCGGGATCGGGTATGTTTAG
- a CDS encoding heparan-alpha-glucosaminide N-acetyltransferase, producing the protein MDDVCPAPVKERYWEIDAIRGFSLLAMILFHTVFLLGVFHIINVDVWLRLGIYLPLGTSVFVIISGTSLILRHGRMLDKPRRTYYLAILKRGIEIMLIGLGVSIVASLLVLVFINDGRYVYFNFLQMMGLSMILCIPFLRFGKWSLIPAVLFFLLGLFLETIKGPAWLMVFGILPPDYYPRDFFPVFPWVGVMLFGVFLGALLYPNGIRRYHLRSAGKISQVLALIGKYPLQIYLIHIPLIGTILFIIVVLSGLCGFPIGYI; encoded by the coding sequence ATGGATGACGTCTGTCCCGCCCCGGTGAAGGAACGGTACTGGGAGATCGATGCAATACGCGGTTTCTCGCTTCTCGCGATGATACTTTTCCACACCGTTTTTCTTCTCGGCGTCTTTCACATCATCAATGTGGATGTCTGGCTGCGGCTTGGCATCTACCTGCCTCTCGGGACGAGCGTATTCGTCATCATATCGGGAACCTCCCTGATCCTTCGTCATGGCCGGATGCTCGACAAACCGCGTCGGACCTACTACCTGGCCATTCTAAAACGCGGGATAGAGATCATGCTGATCGGGCTTGGGGTATCCATCGTCGCATCTCTGTTGGTTCTCGTGTTCATCAACGACGGAAGATACGTGTACTTCAACTTCCTGCAGATGATGGGTCTATCCATGATACTGTGCATCCCGTTTTTACGGTTCGGGAAATGGAGTCTGATCCCCGCAGTATTGTTCTTCCTGCTCGGTCTCTTTCTCGAAACGATCAAAGGACCTGCCTGGCTGATGGTTTTCGGGATCCTGCCGCCGGATTATTATCCGCGTGACTTCTTCCCCGTCTTTCCCTGGGTCGGCGTTATGCTTTTTGGGGTCTTTCTCGGCGCTCTTCTGTATCCAAACGGGATCCGCAGATATCATCTCCGTTCCGCGGGAAAAATCAGTCAGGTTCTTGCACTTATCGGCAAGTATCCTCTCCAAATATATCTTATTCACATCCCGTTGATAGGCACGATCCTTTTTATCATCGTCGTACTTTCCGGATTATGCGGCTTTCCGATCGGTTATATCTGA
- a CDS encoding heparan-alpha-glucosaminide N-acetyltransferase — MTGRMGGEMEVNGTTVRGIGEPGAPQSERYWEIDAVRGLAILGMLFYHFLACLVAFHIIVEDAKFLSYYNTYMLGSGIFVLIAGIAMILRHERMRGRTTKEYYGALVIKALFLLALGFCITIGSWIGASVFLGSDAFIKFGFLHMLGVSMLLAIPLLRYGKWNIILGMIIIAIGAFIFPYINDPSWLYPLGIHAEDFMMYTQDYFPLFPWFGVLLLGVGLGNVFYPGGKRGFTIREPGMVGEVIAKIGNGAVTLFIYLVHIPVIFVILWIFSSLTGIGYL; from the coding sequence ATGACTGGAAGAATGGGTGGTGAAATGGAGGTAAACGGGACAACGGTCCGGGGAATTGGTGAGCCGGGTGCTCCGCAAAGCGAGCGGTACTGGGAAATCGACGCTGTCCGCGGACTTGCTATTCTCGGGATGCTGTTTTATCATTTTCTTGCATGTCTCGTCGCATTCCATATAATCGTGGAGGATGCCAAGTTCCTTTCCTATTATAATACCTATATGCTTGGTTCGGGAATTTTTGTTCTTATTGCCGGTATTGCGATGATCCTCCGTCACGAACGAATGCGGGGAAGAACTACGAAGGAATACTACGGAGCTCTGGTTATCAAGGCACTGTTTTTACTGGCGCTCGGTTTCTGTATTACGATCGGAAGCTGGATCGGTGCTTCGGTGTTCCTCGGCAGTGATGCATTTATTAAATTCGGCTTCCTGCATATGCTAGGGGTGTCCATGCTTCTTGCGATCCCTCTTCTGAGATATGGAAAATGGAATATTATTCTCGGGATGATCATCATCGCGATCGGAGCGTTTATTTTCCCGTACATCAATGATCCGTCCTGGCTCTATCCTCTGGGGATCCATGCCGAGGATTTCATGATGTATACGCAGGATTACTTCCCCTTGTTCCCCTGGTTTGGTGTGCTTCTTCTGGGTGTTGGTCTGGGGAATGTCTTTTATCCGGGAGGCAAACGGGGTTTTACCATCCGTGAGCCGGGAATGGTCGGGGAGGTTATTGCAAAGATCGGGAATGGTGCGGTAACGCTTTTCATTTATCTTGTCCACATCCCGGTGATATTCGTTATTCTGTGGATCTTCTCTTCCCTGACGGGAATTGGGTATTTGTGA